The window TACGAGACCAGCACCAGAGCGGGAAGCGAGACGAACAGCAGGTCACGCGAGAGCGTGGCGAACTCCCGCTCGAAGTAGAGCGACTTGAAGTACTCGCGGGCGGTGACGAAGAACTCCAGCGCGGCCACCACGTCCTCGAGTCGGGCGTCGACCTCCTCGGTCAGTTCGGTCCCGTGGCGGGAGCGAAAGCGCCGCAGCGCGTACAGCTGACCGGCGTAGTCGTACTCCAGCCCCGCCAGCAGGATGCCGAAGGTGCCCGCGCCGTCGGACAGCCGCCGGTTGACCGCCTCGACATCCGCGGCGACGCGTTCGCGGAACGCGTCGATCTCCGCGGCGGGGTCACCCTCGGTCCCCTCGTCGAGCCCCGGGTGGCCCGGCGCCATCGCGTCGACGGCGTCCTGCAGGTCCTGGGTCCGCTCGAGGATGCCCTGCGTGACCGCCCGCAGGAACGCCGACGGCCGGGCCGGGGACACCTCGCGGTCGAGGATGTCCTCGGTCGACTCGCGGAACTCGCGGGCCCGCTCGACGCGCTCGCGCTGGCGCCCCACCGGACTGAGTTCCTGCGAGACGAACAGCGACGTGACGGAGACGACGATGGAGACCAGAAGGATGACGCCCGAGAGCAGCGTGTTCAGTAGACCGGCGATGGTCCCACGCGCGGCCAGCAGTTGCTCGGAGCCCAGGAAGACGAGGGCCATCGGTACCAGCGCCACGTACACCACCCCGAGCAACAGCAGCGTGACAGCCCGGCGGTTGCCGGTCAGCAGGAACCAGCGACCAGGGGCGCCTGCAGGGCTCATTGCCCGGCCAGAGGGCCGTTTCCGGTTAAAAACCCGTGGAACGCCCCCCTGGACGACCACACCGTGGGCCGGGCACGTATCGGTCGACCGGACGCGAACCGGTCGGGCGCCGACCCGGAACCGTTTAAGTTGTACGGGGGTGAACGGGCACCCATGACGAACGACACCGAGGAGGCGGGGGGTATCGGCGGCAAGAAACTGGCCATCGGCGCGGTGCTCGTGGTCGGGGTCGTGCTCCTGGTCCGCGCACTCCGTGGCGGTGACGGCGACGAGGACGACACGACGGTCGATACGGCATCGACCGACACCGGCACCGTGGCCGGGGAGTCGGGCGGCGACGCGACCGACGCGCTCCCGGTCGACACGGATGTGGAGGGACGCTTCGACGAGATCGACATCGTGGATGCGGTCTACATCCTCGTCGCAGGCCTGAAGGCCGCCCGCGAGGAGTACCAGCAACGGACGGACGACGGCGGCGCCTGAACGGCCGGATTTTTCTCCCTGCAGTACCTCGAAGCGGGCAGCATGCGTACCACCAGTCCCCGGTGGCGGCGGCTCGTGGAGTGCCTCATCCTCCTCGTCACCGCGGCCTACGTGTCTTCAGGTCGGCGCGCCCTTGACACCGGCGTCGGGGGCGACGGCCCCACCGACGGAACCGACGCCCCCGAGATGGAGGTCGAACTCGAGCGGGTGACCGTCGGCGACGACCTCTCGGTGACAGGGGCTGGTCTCGACCCGACACTCATCGCGGACGTGCTGGAGTTGAACGAGGGCGCCGCGGAGCTCGTGGACGCGGCCGAGGACGAGTTCATCCGGGAGCCTATCGAGACCGCGACGGGCGGCGCCGTCGAGGTGCCCGACGTAGAGGACGAACTCGCGCGCCGAGTTCGCGAATCGAACGTCTCAGAGACGGCCATCGACGAACTCGACGCGCTCGGTGGTCTCTTCGGTTTCGGGAGCCGTCGCCGGCGTCGTGACCGGGAGACGGCTGACGAGGACGAGTCGACCGACGATACGACCGGCGACGAGTAGGTCGCCCCTTCCGGTAGACACTTCCTCCCACCGGCCGCCGACCCGTCCATGTCACTCCACAGTGCGGAGTTCGGCGTCGAAGGGAAGCGGGCCATCGTCACCGGCGCGAGTCAGGGTATCGGCCGCACCGTCGCGGAGACGCTCGCGGCCGGCGGGGCCGACGTGGCCATCTGCTCGCGCTCGCAGGACCGGGTCGACCCGGTCGCCGAGGGCATCAACGAGGACCCGGACGCGGGCGACTGCCTGGCCGTCGAATGCAACGTCCGCGAGCGCGAGGAGGTCGAGGCGTTCGTCGAGGCGACCGTCGAGGAACTCGGCGGGGTCGACATCCTCGTCAACAATGCGGGCGGCGAGTTCGTCGCCGCGTTCGACGACATCTCCCCGAACGGCTGGGAGGCCATCGTCGACCTCAACCTGCACGGTACGTTCCACTGCACGCAGGTCGCAGGCCAGGCGATGCGCGAAGACGACAACCCCGGCGGCGTCGTCATCAACATGTCCAGCGTGAACGGCCAGCACGCCGCCCCCAACGAGAGCCACTACTCCGCCTCGAAGGCGGCCATCATCCGGCTCACGGAGACGCTGTCGGTCGAGTGGGCCGACCACTCGATCCGTGTCAACTGCGTCGCGCCCGGCCTCATCCAGACGCCCGGCGTCGCGGAGACGCTCGGCATCGACGAGTCAGACATGCCGCCGCGCGACCAGGTGGACCGCCGCATCGGGCACACGGAGGATATCGCGGACGTGGTCCAGTTCCTCGCCTCGCCCGCGGCGGCGTTCGTCAACGGCGAGACGTACACGGTGAAGGGGGTCCCGCGTGCCGGCAACTCGATGAGCGCCGACCTCGGCCTGCAGTAGTCGAGCGTTGCGCGGGTATCCGTCGAGAACCCTCTTCTCCGGCCGCATAAGCCGTATCGTCGGGTCTTGTTCCGATCTGCTTCCCGGTGGCGCTCGTTCGGAGTAGCTACTGCGTCGTCGTATCGCGCGAAAGAAGCGGGGAATCGGTCGGTCGTGCGGTTCTGTGTGGTCAGCCGAGCAGGCCGCCGTCACCACCGCTGTCGCCACCGTCACCGCCGCCCCCACCGATCATGCCACCACCGATCGGCGTCTGGGTCGGAGTCGGCGTGGGCTCGGGCGTCGGGGTTGCCGTCGGCGTCGGGGTTGCCGTCGGCGTCGGGGTTGCCGTCGGCGTGGGCGTGGGCGTCGGTGTCGCCGTGGGTGTCGGCGTCGCGGTCGGCGTCGGCGTCGGCGACGCAGTTGGCGTCGGCGAGTCCGTCGCGGTCGGCGTCGGCGAGTCCGTCGCGGTCGGCGTCGGCGAGTCCGTCGCTGTTGCCGTCGCGGTCGGCGTCGCAGTCGCGTTCGCAGCACCGCCACCACCGGCCGAGCCGGGGTTCGCCTGGACGCCGCCCTGGCCGGGGGCGACGACGCCACCGGCGCTCAGGACGGTGAACGCGACCGCCACCGCGCTCGCCGCGAACAGGGCGAACGCGGCCAGCTTGATGGGCGGCATCTCGTCGCCCGTTCCGGCAGTCGGCGAGGGCTCGCCGAAGCCGGGGTCGGACGCGGTCGGACCACTCGCGGTGGCGCTCTGCGCAGCACCGGCCGTTGTGCCGGCCGCAGCGCCTGTCGCTGCCGCACCGGCGGGCTCGGCCTCCGCCGCTGGCGCCGGTTCGGGTTCGGGATCGGGAGCGGTGAAATCGGTGTCGCCGGCCGCGAGCCAGCCGTCGAAGTCGAAGCCACCGTTCTCGAACTCGAAGGTCCCGGCGGCCGCCGCGGCCCCGGTCGTCGCGGTCTCGGTGGCGGCTCCGGCCGCCGCGACCGACTCCGTCTCCGAGACATCGAGCGACTCGGCGCCGAGCCAGCCGTCGAAGTCGAAGCCACCGTTCTCGAACTCGAACGCCCCCGCGGCGTCGGCGTGCTGTGTGGTCGTCGTGGTCGTCGCGCTTCCCGAACTAGTAGAGATGCCGGGAACGGCGCCGATGACGCGGCTCAGCGCCTCGACGATGATGGCCCCGATGAACCCGATGACGAGCAGGGGGATGGCCTTCGGACCGGACGGAAGCTCCGCCCGGTCGCGCCCGAAGGTGACGACACGCGGTCCCTCGCCGCCGAGCCCGACGCTCGATGGGAGCTCCGAGGGCCGGTAGACTGGGTCTGGGGCACCGTCTTCGCCCTCGCCGGTGCCCGTGTTCTCTCGCGGGTCGACGTTCTGCATCCACTGGTTGAAGTCGAACCCGCCTGCGCTGGTCCCACCACTCGGACCAGCCCCGACCGGCTCACCACCGTCGCCGGCCAGGCCATCGTGGTCGGTCGTCCCGCCTGTGCCTGGTGGTGGGTTCGACTCCGGCGCGTTACCGAACTCGAACTCACCCCCGTCTCCGTCGTCCCCGTTGTCGTCCCCACCGGGCGTCCCCGACGGGCTGTCGTTGTGTCCTGTCATGCGCTACGGTCGTCTCTACTGGCATCCAGTACAGGAGTCGCTTAAAGACACTGGTGGTTACTATCGGTGATTTATAACCTCTCCGGCCGTCCGGGCCGTCTACCCGACCTCCGGACCGTTCCGTTCGGTTACCCGAAGTTCTCCACCTTGGCGTCGTCGGGCGTGGCGCCGACAGCAGCCATCGCGTCGGTGGCGGCGTCGAGGAACGTCTCGAAGCCGTAGACGAACAGCTGCTCGCCCGGCTCGCCTGTGACGACGGCGCTGACGGCATCGGCCAGCGGTTCGTCGGCGCCGAGTACGTACACCGCCGCGCCAGCGGCCGCGAGGGCAGCGAGGCGCTCCTCGTGAACCGGTGCGTCGTCACGGTAGACGACGGCGGCCTCGTTGCCCTCGGCCAGCGCGCGCTCGGCGATTCCCACTGCGGGGCCGATACCAGGGCCGCCGGCGAGTACGACCGCACGCGGCTCGCTCTCGTAGAAGTCGCTCCCGAACGGCCCGGCCATCCGCACGCGGTCGTCAGCCGCCAGCGCGAGCAGGTACTCGCTGAATGGGCCCCCTTCGTCGGGGTCGTAGCCGACCGTAATCTCGAATGTCCCCTCCACGTCGGGCGAGGAGATGGTGTAGAAGCGGGAGACCGAGTCCCCCTCGACCTCGGCGGTGAGTTTCACGAACTGTCCCGGCTGGGCGTCCAGTTCGGGCGGCGTCTCGAACTCGATGGCGACCGTGTCCGGGCCGCACTCGCGAACGGCGACGACGCGGAGGTCGGATTCGTCCATGGGTCGTCTCCGGGAGCGACTGGCAACCACTTTTCGTTTCGCTGTTCGACCGACGGTGGCCCCGTGGCTCGCTCCCGACGCCCGGCGTCGCGGGGCTCCGGCCCGCTCCCGGTTGGACCCCGCGGAATCCGGAGGTTACGGCAATATTCAGAAGGCTTAACGTGCGTCCACCGGAACCCGCTCCTAGTTATGCCAGACGACCTGAACTGGGCCATCGGCGGCGAAGCCGGCGATGGGATCGACTCCACCGGGAAGATCTTCGCACAGGCACTCTCCCGGGCGGGTCGACACGTCTTCACGTCGAAGGACTTCGCGTCCCGGATTCGGGGCGGGTACACCGCGTACAAGGTCCGGACCGCTGTCGACCGTGTCGAGAGCGTCGTGGACCGACTCGATATCCTCATCGCGCTGACCGAGCGGACGGTCGATGAGAACATGGACGAACTCCACGACGACTCGGTCATCATCTTCGACGGCGAGCGGACGATGATGTCCGACTTCGAAGCGCCGGGCGAGATGACCGGCCTCGACGTGCCCCTGAAACGACTCGCGGAGGAGGCCGGTGGGGCCATCGTCCGCAACATCGTCGCGCTGGGGGCGGCCTGCGAGGTCGCGGGCTTCCCCATCGAGAACCTCGACGAGGCCCTCGAGAAGCGCTTCGGGGACAAGGGCTCGGCCATCGTCGACACCAACAAACAGGCCGCCCGGCTCGGCCAGGAGTACGTCCAGGACGAGTACGACCTGACCACCGACTACGAACTGGAGACGACCGATAACGACTACGTCCTGCTGAACGGCGACGAGGCCATCGGGATGGGCGCCATCGCCGCCGGCTGCCGGTTCTACTCGGGCTATCCCATCACGCCCGCGACGGACGTGATGGAGTATCTCACCGGACGGGTCGACCGCTACGGCGGGAAGGTGGTACAGGCCGAGGACGAACTCTCGGCGATCAACATGGCGCTGGGTGCGGCCCGTGCCGGGGCGCGCTCGATGACCGCCACGTCCGGCCCGGGTATCGACCTGATGACCGAGACGTTCGGCCTCATCGCGCAGACCGAGACGCCGCTGGTCATCTGTGACGTGATGCGCTCGGGTCCCTCGACCGGGATGCCGACGAAGCAGGAGCAGGGCGACCTCAATATGACCCTGTACGGCGGACACGGCGAGATTCCGCGGTTCGTCCTCGCGCCGACGAGCGTCGCGGAGTGTTTCCACAAGACCATCGAGGCGTTCAACCTCGCCGAGAAGTACCAGACGCCGGTCTTCCTGGTGAGCGACCTCGCGATGGCGGTCACCGAGCAGACCTACGAGCCCGAGCAGTTCGACATGGACGCCGTCGAAATCGAGCGCGGGCGCGTCGTCGACGAGGACGACGTCGAGGAGTGGACCAACGAGAAGGACCAGTTCACGCCTCATGCCGCGACGGACGACGGCGTCTCGCCCCGGACGTTCCCGGGTGTGGAGGGTGGTGCCCACATGACGACCGGGCTGGAGCACGACGAGCTCGGGCGCCGGACCGAGGAGGAGGAGATACGCGTCGAGCAGGTCGACAAGCGCCAGCGGAAGGTCGAGACAGCCCTCGAGCGCGAGGACTGGTCGCCCCGCGAGTTCGGCGACTCCGACTCGGACAACCTCGTCATCTCCTGGGGCTCGAACGAGGGCGCGATGCTCGAGGCCATCGACTTCCTCGAGGAGGAGGGCGTCGACGTGCGTTTCCTCTCCTGTCCCTACATCTTCCCGCGCGAGGCCCTCGCCGAGGAGATCCGCGAGGCTGACGAAGTCATCGTCGTGGAGTGTAACGCGACCGGCCAGTGGGCGGACGTGCTCGAACACGACGCCCTCGAGCGGGTCAAGCGCATCAACAAGTACACCGGCGTGCGGTTCAAGGCCGACGAACTCGCAGAGCGGGTGAAACAGGAACTGGCGGGCGAGACCGCCGAGGTGGAAGCAGAATGAGCTCCGATATCCGATTCACCGACTTCAAGTCCGACGCACAGCCCACCTGGTGTCCCGGTTGCGGTGACTTCGGCACCATGAACGGGATGATGAAGGCCCTCGCGAACACGGGCAACGACCCGGACAACACGTTCGTGGTCGCCGGCATCGGCTGTTCCGGCAAGATCGGGACGTACATGCACTCGTACGCGCTCCACGGCGTGCACGGGCGCGCGCTCCCGGTCGGCATCGGCGTGAAGATGGCCAACCCCAACCTGGAAGTGATGGTCGCCGGCGGCGACGGCGACGGGTACTCCATCGGGGCCGGCCACTTCGTCCACGCCGTCCGCCGGAACGTCGACATGTCCTACGTCGTGATGGACAACCGCATCTACGGCCTCACGAAGGGCCAGTTCTCGCCGACCTCGCGCGAGGACTTCGAGACCTCCACGTCGCCGGAGGGCACGAAGCAGCAGCCGGTCAACCCGCTCGCGCTGGCGCTCTCGGCCGGTGGGACGTTCATCGCGCAGTCGTTCTCCTCGGACGCCCAGCGCCACGCCGAGATCGTCCAGCAGGCCATCGAGCACGACGGCTTCGGCTTCGTCAACGTCTACAGCCCGTGCGTGACGTTCAACGACGTCGACACGTACGACTACTTCCGCGACACCATCGTGGACCTCGAGGACACGGACCACGACTCGACGGACTACGACGACGCCAAGGAGAAGATCCTCGACGCGGACAAGGAGTACCAGGGCGTCATCTACCAGGACGAGAACTCCGTCGGCTTCGAGGAGCGCGAGGGCATCACCGAGTCGATGGCCGACATCCCGGACGGGGCTCCCGACGACGCGATGGACCTCGTCCGCGAGTTCTACTGACGGCGACCGCCGATCGTTTCGGGGTTTCTCTCCTGTTGTCTCAAGAAACGACCAGAGGCCACAGTTCGAATCGAACGTCTGGATTTCGTGTGATGTGTTGCCAGTCCCCTCCGCCGTTATCACGACCTGAAAACGCTCGAAACGGCATTACCCTATGCCATCAAAGGGGCAGATGGGGTCAGAGGCTGACCCAGTGCCGGTGTCATGGTGGTGCCAGCGGGGTCTCCACGTGAGAGGGGCGGGGTGCACCCGCGCGACGGATTGTGGGTCCGTCGTTCGCGCGAGCCGGTGGTGGCTGGTGGGCCTGCCGAACCCGCCTTCACGACAGTACGCTTTTGATGGCAGAGATGCTCCCCACTCGTATGTTCGGAGGAGGCGGCGGACTCAACCCCCGCAAGATGAAGCAGATGATGGAGCAGATGGGTATCGACCTCGAGGACCTCGACGCCGAGGAGGTCATCATCCGGACCCCCGACGAGGACCTCGTCTTCACCGACGCCCAGGTGCAGAAGATGGACGCGCAGGGGCAGGCAACGTATCAGGTCGTCGGCTCGCCGGAGTCCCGCCCGCGTGGAGAGGGCGGTACTGCGGCCGCCGTCGAGGGCGACACCGGCGCCGAGACCGAGTCTGACGCCGACGCTGGCGGGGCGATTCCGGATTCCGACGTGGAGATCGTCGCCGCGCGGACGGGTGCGAGCGAGGCCGACGCACGCGAGGCGCTCGAAGCGACGGACGGTGACCTCGCGGCCGCCGTCGAGATGCTGGAGTGAACGACACCGACCCGACGGCGGACCCGTCGCCGACCGGAGCGGACGGCACCGGGGCGGACAGCGCCGACGCCGAGGCCACTGATGCTGCCGAGGCCGACCGGTCCCCGGTCCTGCTCGTCCGTGAGAACCGTGAGTACCTGCTCCAGCCCGGTGAGCGGCTGGAGACCGACCTCGGTATCCTCCGGGTCCCCGACGATGTCCAGCCGGGCGACACCGTCGCGACCCACCTCGACACCGAGTTCGTCGTCCGGCGGCTGCGCGGCCCGGACCTGTTCCACCACTTCGAGCGGACGGGCGCGCCGATGGTGCCACGCGACATCGGCCTCGTCCTCGGTGAGACGGGGGTCGGCGCGGGCGACCGCGTCCTCGACGCCGGTACCGGGACCGGGGTCCTCGCGGCCTATCTCGCCCGTGCCGGTGCCGAGGTACTCACCTACGAGCAGGACCCCGAGTTCGCCGACGTCGCGCGCGAGAACATGGCCATGGCCGGCGTCGCCGACGCCGTCACGGTCCGCACCGGCGACGTGACCGACGACCTCGACGCGCTCGCCGACGGGAGCGACGACGCGGCGGCGGCCGGGTTCGACGTCGTCACGCTGGATACGGCCGACGCACCGACGGTCGCGGCGCGGGCCGACGAGTTGCTCGTGCCGGGCGGCTACCTCGCCATGTACGTGCCGTTCGTCGAGGGCTCGCGCGAGGCAGCACTCGCCGCCGAGGATGCCGGCCTGGTCGACGTGACGACCCACGAGACCATCCAGCGTGAGTTCACGTTCGGCGAGCGCGGCTCCCGCCCGGACACCGCGCCCGTCGGGCACACCGGGTTCCTGACGGTCGCGCGGGCGCCCGACGCGCCGACGCTCGTGGACGAGGGCTGACTCTGGACCGCCGTCCGAGCGCCTCGCCCCTGCCACCGGGTATAAGGTCGGGACGACCCTACTCGGAGGCATGAGCGAGGCCGTCCCCGAGACCGAGGAGACCACGACGTGGCCCGAGCTGGCGATCACCATCTACGACCGGCTGACCGGGCGCGGCGCGGAGATCACCTACGAGTTCGACGACATGGAGGTCGCCGTCCCGAACCGGACGGGTCCGGATGCGGAGCACGCCCACTGGCGTATCGACGGGACCCTGCGGGTCTCGACGCGGGAACGTGAGTGACGCTGGTGACGCGGCGTCGCTGGTGCAGGCCATCAGACGCGTCGCGGAGATGCCGCTCGGCCTCGACGTGAGTGCGGACCTCACGGTCCGGGTCGACGGCCACGAACTGGCGGTCGAGGCGTACACGGACCGCGTGTTCGTCGATTTCCCGTCGCTCCCGG of the Haloglomus salinum genome contains:
- a CDS encoding 2-oxoacid:ferredoxin oxidoreductase subunit beta — encoded protein: MSSDIRFTDFKSDAQPTWCPGCGDFGTMNGMMKALANTGNDPDNTFVVAGIGCSGKIGTYMHSYALHGVHGRALPVGIGVKMANPNLEVMVAGGDGDGYSIGAGHFVHAVRRNVDMSYVVMDNRIYGLTKGQFSPTSREDFETSTSPEGTKQQPVNPLALALSAGGTFIAQSFSSDAQRHAEIVQQAIEHDGFGFVNVYSPCVTFNDVDTYDYFRDTIVDLEDTDHDSTDYDDAKEKILDADKEYQGVIYQDENSVGFEEREGITESMADIPDGAPDDAMDLVREFY
- a CDS encoding SDR family NAD(P)-dependent oxidoreductase, encoding MSLHSAEFGVEGKRAIVTGASQGIGRTVAETLAAGGADVAICSRSQDRVDPVAEGINEDPDAGDCLAVECNVREREEVEAFVEATVEELGGVDILVNNAGGEFVAAFDDISPNGWEAIVDLNLHGTFHCTQVAGQAMREDDNPGGVVINMSSVNGQHAAPNESHYSASKAAIIRLTETLSVEWADHSIRVNCVAPGLIQTPGVAETLGIDESDMPPRDQVDRRIGHTEDIADVVQFLASPAAAFVNGETYTVKGVPRAGNSMSADLGLQ
- a CDS encoding methyltransferase domain-containing protein, whose protein sequence is MNDTDPTADPSPTGADGTGADSADAEATDAAEADRSPVLLVRENREYLLQPGERLETDLGILRVPDDVQPGDTVATHLDTEFVVRRLRGPDLFHHFERTGAPMVPRDIGLVLGETGVGAGDRVLDAGTGTGVLAAYLARAGAEVLTYEQDPEFADVARENMAMAGVADAVTVRTGDVTDDLDALADGSDDAAAAGFDVVTLDTADAPTVAARADELLVPGGYLAMYVPFVEGSREAALAAEDAGLVDVTTHETIQREFTFGERGSRPDTAPVGHTGFLTVARAPDAPTLVDEG
- a CDS encoding 2-oxoacid:acceptor oxidoreductase subunit alpha, whose protein sequence is MPDDLNWAIGGEAGDGIDSTGKIFAQALSRAGRHVFTSKDFASRIRGGYTAYKVRTAVDRVESVVDRLDILIALTERTVDENMDELHDDSVIIFDGERTMMSDFEAPGEMTGLDVPLKRLAEEAGGAIVRNIVALGAACEVAGFPIENLDEALEKRFGDKGSAIVDTNKQAARLGQEYVQDEYDLTTDYELETTDNDYVLLNGDEAIGMGAIAAGCRFYSGYPITPATDVMEYLTGRVDRYGGKVVQAEDELSAINMALGAARAGARSMTATSGPGIDLMTETFGLIAQTETPLVICDVMRSGPSTGMPTKQEQGDLNMTLYGGHGEIPRFVLAPTSVAECFHKTIEAFNLAEKYQTPVFLVSDLAMAVTEQTYEPEQFDMDAVEIERGRVVDEDDVEEWTNEKDQFTPHAATDDGVSPRTFPGVEGGAHMTTGLEHDELGRRTEEEEIRVEQVDKRQRKVETALEREDWSPREFGDSDSDNLVISWGSNEGAMLEAIDFLEEEGVDVRFLSCPYIFPREALAEEIREADEVIVVECNATGQWADVLEHDALERVKRINKYTGVRFKADELAERVKQELAGETAEVEAE
- a CDS encoding nascent polypeptide-associated complex protein, whose amino-acid sequence is MFGGGGGLNPRKMKQMMEQMGIDLEDLDAEEVIIRTPDEDLVFTDAQVQKMDAQGQATYQVVGSPESRPRGEGGTAAAVEGDTGAETESDADAGGAIPDSDVEIVAARTGASEADAREALEATDGDLAAAVEMLE
- a CDS encoding FAD-dependent oxidoreductase, producing the protein MDESDLRVVAVRECGPDTVAIEFETPPELDAQPGQFVKLTAEVEGDSVSRFYTISSPDVEGTFEITVGYDPDEGGPFSEYLLALAADDRVRMAGPFGSDFYESEPRAVVLAGGPGIGPAVGIAERALAEGNEAAVVYRDDAPVHEERLAALAAAGAAVYVLGADEPLADAVSAVVTGEPGEQLFVYGFETFLDAATDAMAAVGATPDDAKVENFG